CGATGAAGGGCTGGCCATCTGGAACGCGCAGAATGGCCTTGGCGCGCTTGCCGATGTCTCGGCCGCAGAGGCGCAGAACAATCCGCTGGTGTCCGGTATGCTGGACGTCGCGGCGAATGGCGTTCCCATGCCATCAAACCCTGAAATGGGTGCATTCTGGGCGGCGATGGCCCCGGCGTTGACCAACATCACCACCGGTGCTGCATCGCCTGCTGATGCGCTGAACGACGCGGCAACGCGTATCCTTGGCGAATAAGCGATACGACTGGCCCTTCCCACGAAGGGGAGGGCCGGACCCGTTTCTGCCCCTGATCCGCCGTCCGCGACGGATTTGGCGAAGAAACGCATGAGCCAGCAGATGACCATGACCGTTCAAAGCCCGACAGATGCCGCTGCGCGCGATTGGCCGCGTCTGGCGTTCGTCGCGGTCGTGTCGCTTATCCTGCTTTATGGCGCGTTCTATCTGTATCAGGTCAGCCAGCCTGTGTTTGGCGCGATCTTGTTGGCATTGGCCACGGGCTTTGCCATCGTGTTTGGCGCGCAACGGTTCTATGGCGGGCGGTTCATCTTTCCGGGCATTGCTGCCGTCCTGATTTTCATCGCCTTTCCGGTGATTTACACGATCTATATCGGGTTCACGAACTATTCGTCCTTCAACCTGCTGACCTATGACCGCACGGTTGAGGTGCTGACGTCGCGGGGCACGGTTGATCCTGCGACCGAGCAACCATTTGCCGTTGCCGTGGATGGCGATGCCTATCGCATCTGGTTGCCGGACAGCGGATTGATTTCGACCCCCGTCACGCTGGAAGGTGAGGCAGCGGCCGAGCTGACCCCGTCAGCGCCGCCCGAAACGCTGCTGGAACGCCGCGACGCAATCAAGCTGCGTGGCGGCTTGCAGGCCCTGACCCTGACGACACCGGACGGCGTGATCATTCAGAATGCCGGGCTGCGCACCTTTGCGACTGTCACGCCGGAATATACGCAGACCGGGCCGGACACGCTGACCCGTGCGGATGGCACGACGATCACCGCCAATCACGACACGGGCTTTTTCGAAACCGCTGACGGCACGCCTGTGCCACCGGGATGGCGCGTGAACATCGGCACCGACAACTTTGAACGGATTGCAAATTCCCAAGGCATTCGCGAACCGATGGTGTCGATCTTTATCTGGACCTTTGTGTTCGCGACCCTGTCGGTGCTGCTGACCTTTGCGGTCGGGCTGGCGCTGGCCGTGATCCTGCAGTGGGAGCATTTGCGGTTCAAAGCGGTTTACCGCGTTCTGCTGATCCTGCCTTATGCTGTGCCTGCCTTCATTTCGATCCTCGTTTTCAAGGGCCTGTTCAACCAGAACAACGGCGAGATCAATCTGATCCTGAACGGTCTGTTCGGCATTTCGCCCAAGTGGTTCACCGACGGGAATCTGGCCCGTTCGATGCTGCTGATCGTGAATACCTGGCTTGGCTATCCTTACATGATGCTGTTGGCGATGGGTTTCCTGCAGTCGGTGCCTGCCGATCACAAGAAGGCCGCAGCGCTGGAGGGTGCGTCGGCGGTACGTGTGTTTTTCACGATCACCCTGCCACAGATCATCCCGCCGTTTCTGCCCCTTCTGATCGCGTCCTTTGCGTTCAACTTCAACAACATGGTGCTTGTCTTTCTGCTGACGCGCGGGCTGCCTGATATCCCCGGCACCGTCATTCCGGCGGGCGAAACCGATATTCTGGCGTCTTTTACCTACCGCCTTGCGTTCGACAATGCGGGCCAGCAATTCGGTCTTGCCGGTGCCATTACCCTGCTGATCTTCATTGTCGTCGCCGCGATATCATACGCCAATTTTGTCGCCATGCGCCGTGCTGCCCAGCGCCGGTCGGGGAGAGCCTGAGATGATCGTTGAACGTCCGCGCGACCTGTTGATCAAAAAGATGCTGGCCCACGGTTTCATGCTGGTTTTCCTGACGCTGATCCTGTTTCCGTTCTTCATGGTGCTTTCGATTTCGTTTCGCGAGGGCAATTTCGCGGTCGGGTCAATCATTCCCGACAATCCGACGCTGGAACATTGGTGGCTGGCCTTCGGGTTCGATTATACCCGTGCGGACGGCACCGTGGTCGAACCACCTTATCCGGTGCTTTTGTGGATGTGGAATTCGATCAAGATCGGTTTGATTGCAGGTCTTGGTGTGCTGGCCGTCGCCACCGTCAGCGCCTATGCCTTCAGCCGAATCCGCATCAAGGGCAAGGCTGCGATGCTGGATGGGTTGTTCTTGATCCAGATGTTTCCGACCACGCTGGCGCTGGTCGCGATCTATGCGATTTTCGATGCCCTGGGCGAGGTCACGCCCGTTTTAGGGCTGAACAGCCATGTTGCGCTGATCCTGATTTATCTGTCCGGCGTCACGTTGCATATCTGGACGATCAAGGGCTATTTCGACAGCATCGATACCGCGCTGGACAAGGCTGCGATGATCGACGGGGCAACGCCCTGGCAGACCTTCCGCTTTATCTTTCTGCCGCTGGCTGTGCCGATCATGTCCGTCGTTTTCGTGCTCGCTTTTATCGGATTCATCAACGACTACCCGATTGCGTCGGTGCTGATCCGGTCGGAAAATCAGATGACGCTGGCTGTTGGTAGTCGTCTTTACCTGAATGAATTCCAGTACTTGTGGGGCGACTTTGCAGCTGCTGCGATCCTGTCGGGCCTGCCGATCACCGTCGTCTTTCTGATTGCGCAAAGATACTTAGTCGCTGGGCTAAGTGACGGTGCGGTGAAGGGCTAGCGGAAGCGGATCTCGAAGACTGCCCCGTCACCGGCGACAAGGTCGATCTCTGCGCCCTGCGATTCAAGCATCCGTCGCACGATGGCGAGCCCCATGCCTGTGCCACCGGCATCGCGCCGCGTCGTGAAGAAGGGATCAAAAATGCGGTCCCGATTGCCGTCGGAAATGCCGGGTCCATTGTCTGCGACCCGCAGCACGCCATCATCGAGCGACAAGAGCACATCATCGGCCCCGTGCGCGCGGGCATTTCCCACGAGGTGTTCCAGCACGATGCGCGCCACATCCCCGTGCAGCGGAAGTTTTCCGTCGGAGATGATCGTGACGTTCAGCCCAGCCGCCACGTCCGACAGTTCTACCGTGCCATGCGGAAGCGGTTCCTGCGCGCGGGCAAATTCGCGCTGCACGTCCAGCAGCGCCGTCATCCGCGCGGTGGCCTGATCGACCCGTGCAAGCAGCTTGTCACGCTCTGCATCGGGCAAGGTGGGGTCTGACAGTAATTCGGCCGCCCCGCGGATCACCGTCAGTGGTGATTTCAGTTCGTGAGTCACGTGGTCGGCGTAGGTGCGCACCACTGCCTCGCGCCCTTGCAACGTGGCGGACATATCGCGGACCGCCTGTCCCAGTTCCCAGAATTCGGGCGTGCCGAAGTGTTCAGGCGCTTCGGCGTTCCCCCCTTCGGTGACCTGACGTGCATAGGCCGTCAGTGCCCAGACCGGGCGCAGCACAAGTCGCCATAGCAGGAATGCAAGGATGCCTGTCGCGATTACCGCCAGCCAGAACAGCATGAGGCTGGTTTCGTACCAGCCAAGCACCCCACCCGCGAGCCGGAAGTAGCCGATGGCAAGCAGTGGCACGGCGATGATCGTCGCCAACGTGCCCGCCAGCACAAAGGCCAGTGGCGGGCGCCATTTGCGCGCTACGCGCCGCTGCATGGCCCCATCCTGACACCGACACCGTGCACGGTTTCGATGGCGTCGTTGCAGCCTGCCTCGGCCAGTTTGGCGCGCAGGTTGCGCAGGTGGCTGTCCATCGTCCTGTCGCTGACGTGGATGTTGGTGCCATAGACCGTGTCCACCAGTTGCGGGCGGGGCATCACATGATCGGGCCGCTTCATCAGGGTCGCGATCAGTTCCATTTCACGCGCCGTCAGCGTGACGGCGGTACCATTGACGCTGCATTTGTGCTGTTCGGGATCGATCGTCAGCAAGCCCCGTTTCATCGCCGTATCGGGCATGCCGGCGAGCCCGCCGCGTTTGAGGATCGCGCGGATACGGGCCACGACCTCGCGCGGGGAAAAGGGTTTGGACACATAGTCATCCGCCCCGAGCTCCAGCCCGACAACCCTGTCGATTTCATCGCCTTGCGCCGTCAGGAACAGGATCGGCACGTTGCTGTCACGCCTGATCTGGCGGCAAACCTCCAGCCCGTCCATTTCGGGCATCCCGATGTCCAGCACGATCAGGTCCGGCATCGCCTTGGCGCAGGCGTCAAGACAGGCGCGGCCATCGGCGACCTCGGTCACTGTGAATCCGGCCTGTCCCAGCGCAATCCGCAAGACATCGCGGATCTGCGCATCATCATCGGCAATCAGGATAGTCGTCATGAATGCAGTCCTTCGATTTCGGTCAACTTACGGCGCAGACGTGCATTGCGGTAGCCCCATTCGCGCCAGTCTGCAGGTGTCGCGACTTTCGGGCCATGATAGTAGGTTTGACCGCAAATTCTGCGCCTGTGCTCGGCGTTATAGGCGGCAATCGCAGGAGCGGCACCCGCACCCAGCTCACAGATGTAGTATTCGTCCAGTTCCAGTTCCGCCGTGTTCAGATTGTGCCGGGCGATCAGTCCGTCGATATTGACCAGCGCGACAACGAACGTGGCAATGAACGCCAGTTCCGCCGCCCGCGACATCAGC
The sequence above is drawn from the Cognatiyoonia koreensis genome and encodes:
- the malF gene encoding maltose ABC transporter permease MalF; the protein is MSQQMTMTVQSPTDAAARDWPRLAFVAVVSLILLYGAFYLYQVSQPVFGAILLALATGFAIVFGAQRFYGGRFIFPGIAAVLIFIAFPVIYTIYIGFTNYSSFNLLTYDRTVEVLTSRGTVDPATEQPFAVAVDGDAYRIWLPDSGLISTPVTLEGEAAAELTPSAPPETLLERRDAIKLRGGLQALTLTTPDGVIIQNAGLRTFATVTPEYTQTGPDTLTRADGTTITANHDTGFFETADGTPVPPGWRVNIGTDNFERIANSQGIREPMVSIFIWTFVFATLSVLLTFAVGLALAVILQWEHLRFKAVYRVLLILPYAVPAFISILVFKGLFNQNNGEINLILNGLFGISPKWFTDGNLARSMLLIVNTWLGYPYMMLLAMGFLQSVPADHKKAAALEGASAVRVFFTITLPQIIPPFLPLLIASFAFNFNNMVLVFLLTRGLPDIPGTVIPAGETDILASFTYRLAFDNAGQQFGLAGAITLLIFIVVAAISYANFVAMRRAAQRRSGRA
- the malG gene encoding maltose ABC transporter permease MalG — protein: MIVERPRDLLIKKMLAHGFMLVFLTLILFPFFMVLSISFREGNFAVGSIIPDNPTLEHWWLAFGFDYTRADGTVVEPPYPVLLWMWNSIKIGLIAGLGVLAVATVSAYAFSRIRIKGKAAMLDGLFLIQMFPTTLALVAIYAIFDALGEVTPVLGLNSHVALILIYLSGVTLHIWTIKGYFDSIDTALDKAAMIDGATPWQTFRFIFLPLAVPIMSVVFVLAFIGFINDYPIASVLIRSENQMTLAVGSRLYLNEFQYLWGDFAAAAILSGLPITVVFLIAQRYLVAGLSDGAVKG
- a CDS encoding ATP-binding protein; the protein is MQRRVARKWRPPLAFVLAGTLATIIAVPLLAIGYFRLAGGVLGWYETSLMLFWLAVIATGILAFLLWRLVLRPVWALTAYARQVTEGGNAEAPEHFGTPEFWELGQAVRDMSATLQGREAVVRTYADHVTHELKSPLTVIRGAAELLSDPTLPDAERDKLLARVDQATARMTALLDVQREFARAQEPLPHGTVELSDVAAGLNVTIISDGKLPLHGDVARIVLEHLVGNARAHGADDVLLSLDDGVLRVADNGPGISDGNRDRIFDPFFTTRRDAGGTGMGLAIVRRMLESQGAEIDLVAGDGAVFEIRFR
- a CDS encoding response regulator transcription factor, whose product is MTTILIADDDAQIRDVLRIALGQAGFTVTEVADGRACLDACAKAMPDLIVLDIGMPEMDGLEVCRQIRRDSNVPILFLTAQGDEIDRVVGLELGADDYVSKPFSPREVVARIRAILKRGGLAGMPDTAMKRGLLTIDPEQHKCSVNGTAVTLTAREMELIATLMKRPDHVMPRPQLVDTVYGTNIHVSDRTMDSHLRNLRAKLAEAGCNDAIETVHGVGVRMGPCSGA